The following proteins come from a genomic window of Acanthopagrus latus isolate v.2019 chromosome 5, fAcaLat1.1, whole genome shotgun sequence:
- the mmab gene encoding corrinoid adenosyltransferase: MASFMIKPAHLRCVLRTGRLINEHRTRNTLCAVRSYATEGDNRIPKIYTKTGDKGFSSTFTGERRPKEDHIFEALGNTDELSSAIGLAREFCVDKGHTFTDQLDKIQCILQDVGSNIATPRSSARESHTKRTKFTAAPIADLETWIDKFTAELPPLTNFILPSGGKSSAALHLARTVCRRAERSVAPIVRSGEADPDVAKFLNRLSDYLFTLARYAAMKEGNEEKIYKRPQ; the protein is encoded by the exons ATGGCATCGTTTATGATCAAACCTGCTCACCTCCGCTGTGTTTTAAGGACAGGCAGGCTCATAAACGAGCACCGAACGAGAAACACACTGTGTGCAGTCAGAAG ttatgCCACTGAAGGAGACAACAGGATCcccaaaatatacacaaaaactGGAGACAAAg GTTTCTCGAGCACATTCACAGGAGAAAGGAGGCCAAAGGAAGATCATATTTTTGAAGCCTTGGGAAATACAGACGAGCTGTCATCAGCTATAGg CTTGGCCAGGGAGTTTTGCGTGGACAAAGGACACACGTTCACAGATCAGCTGGACAAG ATACAGTGCATTTTACAAGACGTGGGCTCCAACATTGCCACCCCTCGATCATCTGCGAGAGAAAGTCACACGA AGAGAACAAAATTTACTGCCGCGCCAATCGCAGACCTGGAAACCTGGATTGATAAATTTACAGCAGAACTCCCTCCGCTGACCAACTTCATTTTACCT TCTGGAGGGAAGAGCAGCGCAGCTTTGCACTTAGCTCGGACTGTGTGTCGGAGAGCAGAACGCAG TGTTGCTCCGATTGTACGGTCAGGGGAGGCAGATCCAGATGTGGCAAAGTTTTTGAACAG ATTGAGCGACTACCTGTTCACACTGGCAAGATACGCGGCCATGAAAGAAGGCAACGAGGAGAAAATCTACAAAAGACCACAATGA
- the aldh3b2 gene encoding aldehyde dehydrogenase family 3 member B1 gives MRGERCCSEDFQHKLQLFSAADLQNMSSPPSPSPARWFRALRRTRLGEPCLKTYPLECVDVLKRARVAFRAGRTLKEGFRLAQLEAVVQMLEEHECDFVDALGRDLHKPRFETVVSELILVKNEALHAINNLRKWMQPQHVERNLSTSLDECLVVSEPLGVVLIVGTWCSPVQMCLVPLVGAIAAGNCAIISPSECTAHTAELLHRLIPFYLDNECFHVIIAGSNDLPEVVELKFDHVFFTGNGEEGSRIAQAAARTLTPVTLILGGKNPCYVDKQCDISTTAPRIAWARFHNAGQSLAAPGYILCHTDVKARLVQALKCCLLQFYGSDPRESRSYGRMVNLELFNRTRDMLWRSGKVTVGGQVIEAEKYIAPTILTEVAEQDPIMQQDFFGPVLPVLTVNDVDEAIDFINKQEKPLCVYAYSSNSKVISRLMTETSSGSFCANDSIVQSLMVALPFGGVGASGMGSYHGRHSFDTFSHRKSCLLRSTRFECVTYLRYPPYEDRNLSLMTWASTLSQKSQGWCQIL, from the exons ATGAGAGGTGAacgctgctgcagtgaggattTCCAGCACAAGCTGCAGCTGTTCTCAGCGGCTGACCTGCAGAACATGAGCAGCCCGCCGAGCCCGTCTCCAGCCCGATGGTTCAGAGCGCTGCGCAG GACCCGGCTGGGGGAGCCGTGTTTGAAGACGTACCCTCTGGAGTGCGTGGATGTGCTGAAAAGGGCCAGAGTCGCCTTCCGGGCCGGACGCACCCTGAAGGAGGGCTTCAGACTGGCTCAGCTGGAGGCTGTGGTGCAGATGCTGGAGGAGCATGAGTGTGACTTTGTGGATGCTCTCGGACGGGATCTTCATAAG CCGCGCTTTGAGACAGTCGTGTCAGAACTGATTCTGGTGAAGAACGAGGCGCTTCATGCCATCAACAACCTGAGGAAGTGGATGCAGCCGCAGCATGTGGAAAGAAACCTG TCCACCTCGTTGGACGAGTGTCTGGTGGTCAGCGAGCCGCTGGGCGTGGTGCTGATCGTGGGGACCTGGTGCAGTCCCGTCCAAATGTGTCTGGTGCCGCTGGTAGGGGCCATCGCTGCAG GGAACTGCGCAATAATCAGCCCCTCTGAGTGCACCGCTCACACAGCAGAGCTCCTCCACCGCCTCATCCCGTTCTACTTGGACAAT GAATGCTTCCATGTGATTATTGCAGGCTCGAATGACTTGCCCGAAGTTGTGGAACTTAAATTTGACCACGTCTTCTTTACAG GGAACggagaggagggcagcagaATTGCTCAGGCAGCGGCTCGCACACTCACACCTGTCACCTTGATTTTGGGTGGCAAGAACCCGTGTTATGTGGACAAGCAGTGTGACATTTCCACCACCGCACCGCGCATTGCCTGGGCACGTTTTCACAATGCTGGACAGAGCTTGGCGGCTCCTGGCTACATCCTGTGCCACACGGATGTCAAGGCGCGGCTGGTGCAGGCCCTCAAGTGCTGCCTGTTGCAGTTCTATGGTTCGGATCCCAGAGAGTCCCGCAGCTATGGCCGCATGGTCAATCTAGAGCTCTTCAACCGTACGAGAGACATGCTGTGGAGATCTGGAAAGGTGACTGTGGGTGGACAAGTGATAGAAGCAGAGAAATACATTG cCCCAACGATTTTGACAGAGGTAGCAGAGCAAGATCCCATCATGCAGCAGGATTTTTTTGGTCCAGTTCTTCCTGTTCTGACAGTAAACGACGTGGATGAGGCCATCGACTTTATTAATAAGCAAGAGAAACCCCTCTGTGTGTACGCATATTCCAGCAACAGCAAG GTCATCTCAAGACTAATGACTGAGACCTCTAGTGGAAGCTTTTGTGCCAATGACAGCATCGTGCAGAGTCTGATGGTGGCTCTGCCCTTCGGTGGAGTTG GTGCCAGTGGAATGGGCTCCTACCACGGCCGCCACAGCTTCGACACCTTCTCTCACAGGAAATCATGCCTGCTGAGAAGCACACGGTTTGAGTGTGTAACATATCTGCGGTATCCGCCCTATGAGGACCGCAATCTGTCTCTGATGACATGGGCCAGCACCCTGTCCCAGAAGAGCCAGGGCTGGTGCCAGATCCTGTGA
- the ube3b gene encoding ubiquitin-protein ligase E3B gives MFTVPQSSKSDFLDKARQAREERRGQKDKEKAATNIQALIRRFLCRCRLQKQIRKEVDDYFQASEAGTSKRNALSIFKIARKLLFIYQLEDKMRFEKLCRAILASMEVENEPKVWYVSLALSKDLTIPWLKQIKDVLWLCCQRLKSLKPDILQDNKMITLYLTMLVTFTDTSTWRIVRGKGEALRPALTRICENIMGHLNQKGFYSILQILLTNGLARSKPSLSKGTLTAVFTLSLRPVIAAHFSDNLLRSFLIHIMSVPAIVCHLSVLTPECMASIQTHDLLRKFILFLSREEQCLDICVCLEGSHTLCLLGNLIHLGFLNEKVLEEEANHFVKDLTDMLSYCQRYVSQKKSNLTHWHPVLGWFSQTVDYGLNESMPLVTKQLQYLWGVSVIRTLFNDVLSKKLESQEPTPPPPQPSTSQNNLPVKNLFKRAFQKSASVRNILKPVGGKRVDSAEVQKVCSICVLYQTALSTLTQIRLQILTGLTHLDDLLPKLWAFICELGPQGGLKLFMECLNNDTEESKQLLAMLVLFCDCSRHLITILDDIEVYEEQTSFKIEELITISSFLNTFVYKMVWDGILENAKGEKLELFHSVHGWLMVLYERDCRRRFTPDDHWLRKDLKPSLLFQELEKGKKRAQLLLQYIPHVIPHKNRVLLFRNIVTKEKESLGLIETSSASPHVTHITIRRSRMLEDGYDQLRRLPANSIKGVIRVKFVNDLGVDEAGIDQDGVFKEFLEEIIKKVFNPALNLFKTTSGNERLYPSPTSYIHENHLQLFEFVGKMLGKAVYEGIVVDVPFASFFLSQVLGHHHSTFYSSIDELPSLDSEFYKNLTSIKRYDGDVGDLGLTLSYDEDVMGQLVCHELIPGGKTMPVTNENKISYIHLMAHFRMHTQIKEQTAAFIRGFRSIINPEWLHMFSTPEVQRLVSGDNAEIDLDDLKKHTVYYGGFHSSHRVIIWLWDILSSDFTADERAMFLKFVTSCSRPPLLGFAYLKPPFSIRCVEVSDDQDTGDTLGSVLRGFFTIRKKEPGGRLPTSSTCFNLLKLPNYSKKSILRDKLRYAISMNTGFELS, from the exons ATGTTTACTGTTCCTCAAAGCTCCAAGTCCGACTTCCTGGACAAAGCCAGGCAGgccagggaggagaggagaggacagaaggaCAAGGAGAAGGCAGCAACCAACATCCAAGCCCTGATCAGGAGGTTTCTCTGTCGCTGCAGACTCCAGAAGCAAATAAG AAAAGAGGTTGATGACTATTTTCAAGCCTCTGAAGCTGGGACGTCAAAAAGAAATGCACTGTCAATTTTCAAAATTGCACGGAAATTGCTGTTTATATACCAGCTAGAGGATAAAATG CGGTTCGAAAAGCTCTGTCGTGCTATCCTTGCCAGCATGGAGGTTGAAAATGAACCTAAA GTCTGGTATGTTTCGTTAGCTCTCTCCAAAGACCTCACCATCCCCTGGCTCAAACAGATAAAAGATGTGCTGTGGCTCTGCTGTCAGCGACTGAAGAGTTTAaag CCCGACATACTTCAGGACAATAAGATGATAACGCTGTACCTCACCATGCTGGTGACCTTCACAGACACTTCGACCTGGCGGATAGTCAGAGGGAAGG GAGAAGCTCTCAGACCCGCTTTGACAAGGATTTGTGAAAATATCATGGGCCATCTCAATCAAAAGGGATTCTATTCAATTCTGCAG aTCTTGCTGACAAATGGCTTGGCTCGCTCTAAACCGTCTCTCTCCAAGGGCACCCTGACCGCTGTCTTCACTTTGTCATTAAG GCCAGTCATTGCTGCCCATTTCTCCGACAACCTGCTGAGATCATTCCTCATTCACATCATGTCAGTTCCAGCCATCGTCTGCCACCTCAGTGTCCTCACTCCAGAG TGCATGGCTTCCATCCAAACGCACGACCTGCTGCGGAAGTTCATTCTGTTTCTCAGCCGGGAAGAGCAGTGTTtggacatctgtgtgtgtcttgagGGGAGCCACACTCTCTGCTTACTTG GCAACTTGATTCATCTGGGCTTCCTTAATGAGAAAGTCCTTGAGGAGGAGGCCAACCATTTTGTGAAGGACCTCACTGACATGCTGTCCTATTGCCAGAGATATGTATCTCAGAAGAAGTCCAACCTCACCCACTGGCACCCTGTCCTGGGCTGGTTCTCCCAAACTGTTGACTACGG TCTAAATGAGTCAATGCCGCTGGTGACTAAACAGCTCCAGTACCTTTGGGGTGTTTCTGTCATTCGGACACTCTTCAATGACGTCCTCTCTAAAAAGCTGGAGAGTCAGGAGCCCACTCCCCCGCCCCCGCAGCCCAGCACATCACAAAACAATCTCCCAGTGAAAA ACCTCTTCAAGCGAGCGTTTCAGAAGTCGGCCTCCGTACGAAACATCCTGAAACCAGTCGGAGGGAAGAGGGTTGACTCAGCTGAGGTTCAGAAGGTGTGCAGCATCTGTGTGCTCTACCAGACTGCACTGTCTACATTAACGCAGATACGACTCCAGATACTCACCG gccTAACACATCTTGATGACCTTTTGCCCAAACTCTGGGCCTTCATCTGTGAGCTTGGCCCTCAGGGCGGCCTCAAACTCTTCATGGAGTGTCTGAACAATGACACTGAAGAGTCCAAGCAGCTCCTGGCCATGCTCGTGCTCTTCTGTGACTGCTCACGGCACCTTATCAC AATTCTGGACGACATTGAAGTCTATGAAGAACAAACATCTTTCAAGATAGAGGAACTCATCACCATCTCTTCATTTCTGAACACTTTTGTGTACAAGATGGTATGGGACGGCATCTTAG aAAATGCTAAGGGGGAGAAACTGGAGTTGTTCCACAGTGTTCATGGCTGGTTGATGGTGCTTTATGAACGGGACTGCAGGCGACGATTCACCCCCGACGACCACTGGCTGCGCaa ggaCCTGAAGCCCAGTCTGTTGTTCCAAGAGCTGGAGAAAGGCAAGAAAAGAGCCCAGCTGTTACTGCAGTACATCCCACATGTCATCCCGCACAAAAAC AGGGTTCTGCTCTTCAGGAACATCGTcacaaaggaaaaggaaagtttAGGGTTGATAGAGACGAGCTCCGCTTCGCCTCACGTCACCCACATCACCATCCGTCGCTCGCGGATGTTAGAG GATGGATATGACCAGCTCCGCCGATTACCAGCTAATTCTATCAAAGGCGTCATTCGTGTGAAGTTTGTCAATGATCTGGGAGTCGACGAGGCTGGTATCGATCAGGATGGTGTGTTCAAAGAGTTTCTAGAGGAGATCATTAAGAAAGTGTTCAATCCTGCGCTCAACCTGTTCAAG ACTACAAGTGGAAATGAACGGCTGTATCCTTCACCCACATCGTACATCCATGAGAACCATTTGcagctgtttgagtttgtggGGAAGATGCTTGGGAAAGCCGTGTATGAG GGCATTGTCGTGGACGTCCCTTTTGCGTCCTTCTTCCTCAGTCAAGTACTGGGTCACCACCACAGCACTTTCTACAGCTCCATCGACGAGCTGCCTTCGCTGGACTCTGAGTTTTACAAGAATCTCACCTCCATTAAG cgCTATGATGGAGATGTAGGGGATCTAGGACTGACGTTATCCTATGATGAGGATGTTATGGGGCAG CTTGTCTGTCATGAGCTGATTCCTGGGGGGAAAACCATGCCAGtcacaaatgaaaataa GATCAGCTACATCCACCTCATGGCCCACTTCCGGATGCACACGCAGATTAAGGAGCAGACGGCAGCTTTCATTCGGGGCTTCCGCAGCATCATCAACCCAGAGTGGCTGCACATGTTTTCCACGCCCGAGGTGCAGCGTCTCGTCTCGGGAGACAACGCTGAGATCGATCTGGACGACCTCAA GAAACACACCGTCTACTATGGAGGTTTTCACAGCAGCCATCGTGTCATCATCTGGCTGTGGGACATCCTGTCAAGTGACTTCACCGCCGACGAGAGGGCTATGTTCCTGAAG TTTGTTACCAGCTGCTCCAGGCCTCCTCTTCTGGGTTTTGCCTACCTCAAACCACCTTTCTCCATCCGTTGTGTGGAAGTTTCAGACGACCAG GACACTGGAGACACTCTCGGCAGTGTTCTTAGAGGCTTTTTCACTATTCGCAAGAAGGAGCCGGGCGGTCGACTTCCCACTTCATCGACGTGCTTCAATCTGCTCAAGCTGCCTAACTACAGCAAGAAGAGCATCCTCCGCGACAAGCTACGCTACGCCATCAGTATGAACACAGGCTTCGAGCTCTCCTAA
- the kctd10 gene encoding BTB/POZ domain-containing adapter for CUL3-mediated RhoA degradation protein 3 isoform X1, with translation MEDMSGESVVSSAVPAATTRTTSFKGSSPSSKYVKLNVGGALYYTTMQTLTKQDTMLKAMFSGRMEVLTDSEGWILIDRCGKHFGTILNYLRDGAVPLPDSRRETEELLAEAKYYLVQGLADECTAALQNKETYEPLCKVPLMTSSKEEQKLIATSNKPTVKLLYNRSNNKYSYTSNSDDNMLKNIELFDKLSLRFNGRVLFIKDVIGDEICCWSFYGQGRKIAEVCCTSIVYATEKKQTKVEFPEARIYEETLNILLYESHDGRGPDNALLEATGGAAGRSHHLDEDDERERIERVRRIHIKRPDDRTHHHQ, from the exons ATG GAAGATATGTCAGGAGAAAGTGTGGTGAGCTCGGCAGTGCCGGCAGCTACAACACGGACTACATCCTTCAAGGGCTCCAGCCCCAGCTCTAAGTATGTGAAGTTAAATGTGGGTGGAGCCCTGTACTACACTACAATGCAGACTTTAACCAAACAGGACACGATGCTCAAAGCCATGTTCAGTGGCAGGATGGAGGTCCTCACAGACAGTGAAG GTTGGATCTTAATTGATCGCTGTGGGAAACATTTTGGAACAATCCTTAACTACCTTAGAGACGGGGCTGTGCCGCTCCCAGACAGCCGACGGGAAACTGAGGAACTGCTCGCTGAGGCCAAGTATTACCTTGTCCAAGGCCTAGCTGATGAATGTACAGCTGCCTTGCAG aaCAAAGAAACCTATGAACCCCTTTGTAAAGTgcctctgatgacatcatctaaGGAAGAGCAGAAGCTTATTGCAACCTCTAATAAG CCTACTGTCAAACTGCTATATAACAGAAGCAACAACAAGTATTCATATACCAG caATTCTGATGACAACATGCTGAAAAATATTGAGCTGTTTGACAAGCTTTCATTGCGGTTCAACGGTCGGGTGCTCTTTATCAAAGACGTGATTGGGGATGAGATCTGTTGTTGGTCATTTTATGGCCAAGGCCGCAAGATAGCTGAAGTGTGCTGCACCTCCATTGTTTATGccacagagaagaagcagaCAAAG GTGGAGTTCCCCGAAGCTCGAATCTATGAGGAGACCCTCAACATCCTCCTGTATGAGTCCCATGACGGTAGGGGTCCCGACAATGCCCTGCTGGAGGCCACAGGGGGCGCTGCAGGACGATCTCATCATctggatgaggatgatgagcgAGAACGAATTGAACGAGTTCGTAGGATTCACATCAAGCGACCTGATGACCGcacacaccaccaccagtgA
- the kctd10 gene encoding BTB/POZ domain-containing adapter for CUL3-mediated RhoA degradation protein 3 isoform X2, producing the protein MSGESVVSSAVPAATTRTTSFKGSSPSSKYVKLNVGGALYYTTMQTLTKQDTMLKAMFSGRMEVLTDSEGWILIDRCGKHFGTILNYLRDGAVPLPDSRRETEELLAEAKYYLVQGLADECTAALQNKETYEPLCKVPLMTSSKEEQKLIATSNKPTVKLLYNRSNNKYSYTSNSDDNMLKNIELFDKLSLRFNGRVLFIKDVIGDEICCWSFYGQGRKIAEVCCTSIVYATEKKQTKVEFPEARIYEETLNILLYESHDGRGPDNALLEATGGAAGRSHHLDEDDERERIERVRRIHIKRPDDRTHHHQ; encoded by the exons ATGTCAGGAGAAAGTGTGGTGAGCTCGGCAGTGCCGGCAGCTACAACACGGACTACATCCTTCAAGGGCTCCAGCCCCAGCTCTAAGTATGTGAAGTTAAATGTGGGTGGAGCCCTGTACTACACTACAATGCAGACTTTAACCAAACAGGACACGATGCTCAAAGCCATGTTCAGTGGCAGGATGGAGGTCCTCACAGACAGTGAAG GTTGGATCTTAATTGATCGCTGTGGGAAACATTTTGGAACAATCCTTAACTACCTTAGAGACGGGGCTGTGCCGCTCCCAGACAGCCGACGGGAAACTGAGGAACTGCTCGCTGAGGCCAAGTATTACCTTGTCCAAGGCCTAGCTGATGAATGTACAGCTGCCTTGCAG aaCAAAGAAACCTATGAACCCCTTTGTAAAGTgcctctgatgacatcatctaaGGAAGAGCAGAAGCTTATTGCAACCTCTAATAAG CCTACTGTCAAACTGCTATATAACAGAAGCAACAACAAGTATTCATATACCAG caATTCTGATGACAACATGCTGAAAAATATTGAGCTGTTTGACAAGCTTTCATTGCGGTTCAACGGTCGGGTGCTCTTTATCAAAGACGTGATTGGGGATGAGATCTGTTGTTGGTCATTTTATGGCCAAGGCCGCAAGATAGCTGAAGTGTGCTGCACCTCCATTGTTTATGccacagagaagaagcagaCAAAG GTGGAGTTCCCCGAAGCTCGAATCTATGAGGAGACCCTCAACATCCTCCTGTATGAGTCCCATGACGGTAGGGGTCCCGACAATGCCCTGCTGGAGGCCACAGGGGGCGCTGCAGGACGATCTCATCATctggatgaggatgatgagcgAGAACGAATTGAACGAGTTCGTAGGATTCACATCAAGCGACCTGATGACCGcacacaccaccaccagtgA